The Verrucomicrobium spinosum DSM 4136 = JCM 18804 genome includes a region encoding these proteins:
- a CDS encoding DUF7133 domain-containing protein: MKRTSALLSCLLLPAAVATAANGPPAPAPAPAQLIKQSPMLSPEQELKTIELPDGYKLELVLSEPQVTEPVLCVFDGNGRMYVAEMNTYMQDIDGTDELTPKSRISWHESSKGDGVYDKHSVYLDNLLLPRMVLPLDDRVLVGVTNTNDITLNRDKDGDGRADEQSLWYEGGPRGGNLEHQPSGLVWGQDNWIYTTYNSYRLRWNGAGVAAGKENTAANGGQWGVAQDDYGKMWWSNAGGEKGLWNYQTHILYAAINVSSQKPADFDTVWPLVGAYDFQGGPNRSRPEDGTLNHFTGCAGQTVYRGDRLPRELYGNVFLPEPVGRLIRRATVEVKDGVTTVANPHGQSEFLRSRDLNFRPLNMTTGPDGCLYIVDMYRGIIQEGNWVKEGSYLRGKVIENGFEKNIGKGRIWRLTHKDFKPGPQPRMLEETPAQWVAHLAHPNGWWRDTAQRMLIVKSDKSVAPALVAMTQKHENHLARIHALWTLEGLGALTPELVTEKLKDEDAQVRAAAIRVAETLLKQGNEALIAQIKSLRQDSSPTVVLQSLMTGKLLNWPDWKKDSQTTLFLSPSLGVKEIGAQLLVEAPKLAGNFSQQDKKRLEKGQEAFRTICFACHGFDGKGMPMPGREGVTMAPPLAGSKTVLQSDFLVKVLLHGLAGPIEGKTYESQMVPLGSNSDEWIADVASYVRKAFGNQGALVTKDEVKKLRTANKDRVVAWTIDELRAGLPQPMTNSKEWKLTSSLNDSALSKALDNDPGSRWSTNKFQAGGEWLTIELPAETEVAGVELDSTRSANDFPRGYTVVVSSNGTEWSKPLLTGQPSGAVTELVFEKPVKTKFVKITQTSSAKGNFWSVHELHVMKPAAAVPAVGAK; this comes from the coding sequence ATGAAACGCACTTCCGCCCTCCTCTCCTGCCTGCTGCTTCCAGCGGCAGTCGCCACGGCTGCCAACGGCCCCCCGGCCCCGGCCCCTGCTCCAGCCCAGCTCATCAAGCAGTCACCGATGCTCTCGCCCGAGCAGGAGCTCAAGACCATTGAGCTGCCCGATGGCTACAAGCTGGAACTCGTGCTGAGCGAGCCCCAGGTCACGGAGCCGGTGCTGTGCGTCTTCGACGGGAATGGCCGTATGTACGTGGCGGAGATGAACACCTACATGCAGGACATCGACGGCACTGATGAACTGACGCCGAAGAGCCGGATCAGCTGGCACGAGAGCAGCAAGGGCGATGGCGTGTATGACAAGCACTCCGTCTATCTGGACAACCTGCTGCTGCCCCGCATGGTGCTGCCGCTGGATGACCGGGTGCTCGTGGGCGTGACAAACACGAACGACATCACGCTCAACAGGGACAAGGACGGGGATGGCAGGGCGGATGAACAGTCGCTCTGGTACGAGGGCGGTCCTCGTGGTGGCAACCTCGAGCACCAGCCGAGCGGGCTGGTCTGGGGTCAGGACAACTGGATCTACACCACCTACAACAGCTACCGCCTGCGCTGGAACGGCGCAGGTGTGGCGGCAGGCAAGGAGAACACGGCAGCGAACGGCGGCCAGTGGGGCGTGGCGCAGGATGACTACGGCAAGATGTGGTGGTCCAACGCTGGTGGTGAAAAGGGTCTCTGGAACTACCAGACGCACATCCTCTATGCAGCCATCAACGTGAGCAGCCAGAAGCCGGCGGACTTCGATACCGTCTGGCCCCTCGTGGGGGCCTACGACTTTCAGGGTGGGCCCAACCGGTCACGCCCTGAAGATGGCACGCTGAACCACTTCACCGGTTGCGCGGGCCAGACCGTCTATCGCGGGGACCGCCTGCCCAGGGAACTTTACGGCAACGTGTTTCTTCCTGAACCCGTGGGCCGCCTCATCCGCCGTGCCACGGTAGAGGTGAAGGACGGGGTCACCACAGTGGCGAATCCCCATGGCCAGTCCGAGTTCCTCCGCAGCCGGGACCTGAACTTCCGCCCGCTGAACATGACCACCGGGCCGGATGGCTGCCTCTACATCGTGGACATGTATCGCGGCATCATCCAGGAAGGCAACTGGGTGAAGGAAGGCAGCTACCTGCGCGGCAAGGTCATTGAGAACGGGTTCGAGAAGAACATCGGCAAGGGCCGCATCTGGCGTCTCACGCACAAGGACTTCAAGCCCGGGCCCCAGCCGCGCATGCTGGAGGAAACGCCCGCCCAGTGGGTGGCGCACCTCGCCCACCCGAATGGCTGGTGGCGCGACACCGCCCAGCGCATGCTGATTGTGAAAAGTGACAAGTCGGTGGCGCCCGCCCTGGTGGCCATGACGCAGAAGCATGAGAATCACCTGGCCCGCATCCATGCCCTCTGGACCCTGGAAGGTCTTGGCGCGTTAACTCCTGAACTGGTGACGGAAAAGCTCAAGGACGAGGACGCCCAGGTGCGTGCGGCGGCCATCCGCGTGGCGGAGACGCTGCTGAAACAGGGCAACGAGGCCCTCATTGCCCAGATCAAGTCCCTGCGTCAGGACAGCTCCCCCACCGTGGTGCTGCAGTCGCTCATGACCGGCAAGCTGCTCAACTGGCCGGACTGGAAGAAGGACTCGCAGACCACCCTCTTCTTGAGCCCGTCTCTGGGGGTGAAGGAGATCGGCGCGCAGCTCCTGGTGGAAGCCCCCAAACTGGCGGGCAATTTCAGTCAGCAGGACAAGAAGCGTCTGGAGAAGGGGCAGGAGGCTTTTCGTACCATCTGCTTTGCCTGCCACGGCTTTGACGGCAAAGGGATGCCCATGCCCGGTCGTGAAGGGGTGACCATGGCCCCGCCGCTGGCTGGTTCCAAGACGGTGCTGCAGAGCGACTTCCTGGTGAAGGTGCTCCTGCATGGTCTGGCAGGCCCGATCGAAGGCAAGACGTATGAGTCGCAGATGGTACCACTGGGCAGCAACAGCGACGAGTGGATTGCCGATGTGGCCAGCTATGTGCGCAAGGCCTTTGGCAACCAAGGCGCATTGGTCACGAAGGATGAGGTGAAGAAACTGCGCACGGCGAACAAGGATCGCGTGGTCGCCTGGACCATTGACGAACTGCGGGCCGGACTGCCTCAGCCGATGACCAACTCGAAGGAGTGGAAGCTCACCTCAAGCTTGAACGACAGCGCCCTCTCCAAGGCTCTGGACAATGATCCTGGCAGCCGGTGGAGCACCAACAAGTTCCAGGCAGGTGGCGAGTGGCTGACGATTGAACTGCCCGCCGAGACCGAGGTGGCGGGAGTGGAACTGGACAGTACCCGTTCTGCCAACGACTTCCCCCGCGGTTACACGGTGGTGGTGTCCAGCAACGGCACGGAGTGGTCCAAACCTCTGCTCACGGGGCAACCCTCCGGGGCCGTGACGGAGCTGGTGTTTGAGAAACCCGTGAAGACCAAGTTTGTGAAGATCACTCAGACGAGCTCTGCCAAGGGAAACTTCTGGAGCGTGCATGAGCTCCATGTGATGAAACCGGCAGCAGCTGTTCCCGCAGTGGGCGCGAAGTGA
- a CDS encoding FkbM family methyltransferase, translating into MSTRCFSVNGRSFVVAGVSDTDRYFNAIEGRFEARFQHFCRLFLAEDAVALDVGANIGVTSLILSERLRSGRVFAFEPGETVFQLLQENLKNNAVSNVDAYHQAVSDKTQRVRFLENSAFGYIEPDGESDSVSASDIEGFALDDLVGRLGLERLDFIKVDIEGHEPQFFDGATATLARFNPVVYFELNSWCLISQSRNHPLDFMRRITSQFEFVYRVNKSESEAVLLERMDADPVKAAMKLVHDNMACFNSVNDIVVTNNPHALHPGVVSLMTKCGDLQQTLDLAKQENEDLRRQLEAGSMEREKMAGLLKASRRELDALRQQIGETLKSRLWKYTKTYKTLRKLGARKP; encoded by the coding sequence ATGAGTACAAGGTGTTTCAGCGTCAACGGTCGGTCCTTCGTGGTGGCGGGTGTGTCGGACACAGATCGGTATTTCAACGCCATTGAGGGCAGATTTGAAGCGAGGTTTCAGCACTTTTGCCGACTGTTTTTGGCTGAGGATGCCGTTGCACTTGATGTGGGGGCCAACATTGGTGTGACGTCGCTGATTTTAAGCGAGCGATTGAGATCAGGCAGGGTGTTTGCGTTCGAGCCTGGGGAAACGGTTTTTCAGCTTCTTCAGGAGAATTTGAAAAACAATGCCGTTTCCAATGTGGATGCCTATCATCAGGCGGTTTCAGACAAGACACAACGGGTCCGGTTTCTCGAAAATTCAGCCTTTGGCTATATTGAGCCAGACGGCGAAAGCGATTCAGTATCGGCAAGCGACATCGAGGGTTTTGCGTTGGATGATCTTGTGGGCAGATTGGGGCTTGAACGTCTTGATTTCATCAAGGTGGATATTGAAGGGCACGAGCCACAGTTTTTTGACGGGGCGACGGCGACCCTGGCGCGTTTCAACCCCGTCGTTTACTTTGAGCTCAATAGCTGGTGCTTGATATCCCAGAGCAGGAATCATCCCCTGGACTTCATGCGCCGCATCACCTCCCAGTTTGAGTTCGTTTACAGGGTAAACAAGAGCGAGAGTGAGGCGGTTTTGCTTGAACGGATGGATGCGGACCCTGTTAAAGCAGCCATGAAGCTGGTGCATGACAATATGGCATGCTTCAATTCCGTTAATGACATTGTTGTTACCAACAACCCTCATGCCTTGCATCCCGGCGTGGTTTCCCTGATGACAAAGTGTGGGGACCTGCAGCAGACGCTGGATCTGGCAAAACAGGAGAATGAAGACTTGAGGAGGCAGCTTGAGGCTGGCTCCATGGAGCGAGAGAAGATGGCAGGCCTGCTAAAGGCCTCACGCAGGGAACTGGATGCGCTACGTCAGCAGATAGGCGAGACTCTGAAGTCACGCCTCTGGAAATACACTAAAACCTACAAAACGTTGCGAAAGCTGGGGGCGAGAAAGCCGTGA
- a CDS encoding ISL3-like element ISVsp17 family transposase: MDQNSLFEAALGLTAPWKVIGSGLERDQSGKMFLCLEIEVQSGAKLPCPCCSKLCTSYDHELKRWRHLNFWQHATYLSARVPRVDCPEHGVRQVEVPWARAGSGFTLMFEALVMALSREMPVSAVAGLVGETDTRLWRVVHHYVGQAHASQDWSEVHVLAIDETATRKGHRYATVAVDLRPETGASARLLFMTPGRSGECVELVAQAMPAHGAQPSQVKVVAIDLSPAYQKGAAEHFPAAQVVFDRFHVMKLAQEATDAVRKQLHRMGADVKGGLWALRGNWEGLKASQKQLRDELCARYKEIGRALALREHLQETWEWPGVFMAEHHLKRWCQWADRSRLESFRKLSRTIKKHWAGILAYYPNRVTSAAIEAINGILQTARRRARGFRNFANFQAIAYWMAGDLDLKLRPAFTHP, encoded by the coding sequence ATGGATCAGAACAGCTTGTTTGAGGCAGCATTGGGGCTGACGGCACCTTGGAAGGTCATCGGCAGTGGTCTGGAGCGCGATCAGAGCGGCAAGATGTTCCTGTGCCTGGAGATTGAGGTGCAGTCCGGTGCGAAGTTGCCCTGTCCCTGCTGTAGCAAGCTTTGCACGTCCTATGATCACGAGTTGAAGCGCTGGCGGCATTTGAACTTCTGGCAGCATGCCACTTACTTGAGTGCGAGGGTGCCGCGGGTGGATTGTCCTGAACACGGGGTGAGGCAGGTGGAGGTTCCTTGGGCGCGAGCGGGCAGCGGCTTTACGCTGATGTTTGAAGCGCTGGTGATGGCCCTGTCCCGAGAGATGCCCGTCAGCGCGGTGGCCGGTCTGGTGGGAGAGACCGACACCCGGTTGTGGCGGGTGGTGCATCACTATGTGGGACAGGCCCATGCTTCCCAAGACTGGAGCGAGGTCCATGTTCTGGCCATTGATGAGACTGCCACGCGCAAAGGCCACCGCTATGCCACAGTGGCGGTTGATCTTCGACCTGAGACAGGAGCCTCAGCACGCTTGTTGTTCATGACCCCGGGGCGCAGTGGCGAGTGTGTCGAGCTGGTGGCTCAAGCCATGCCCGCGCATGGGGCGCAGCCAAGCCAGGTCAAAGTGGTGGCCATTGATCTGAGCCCCGCTTATCAGAAGGGAGCGGCGGAGCACTTCCCCGCAGCGCAAGTGGTCTTTGACCGCTTCCACGTCATGAAGCTGGCCCAGGAGGCCACCGATGCGGTGCGCAAGCAACTGCATCGCATGGGTGCCGATGTCAAAGGGGGGCTGTGGGCCTTGAGGGGCAATTGGGAGGGGCTCAAAGCCTCGCAGAAGCAGTTGCGAGACGAGTTGTGCGCCCGGTACAAGGAAATTGGCCGTGCCCTTGCGCTGCGTGAGCACCTGCAGGAGACATGGGAGTGGCCAGGGGTCTTCATGGCAGAGCATCATCTCAAGCGATGGTGTCAGTGGGCAGACCGGAGCCGGCTGGAGTCGTTCCGCAAGTTGTCACGCACGATCAAAAAGCACTGGGCGGGAATCCTTGCGTACTACCCCAACCGGGTTACGTCGGCGGCGATTGAAGCCATCAACGGGATCCTTCAAACCGCCCGCCGGCGGGCAAGGGGCTTTCGCAACTTTGCCAACTTCCAAGCCATTGCGTACTGGATGGCAGGAGATCTGGACTTGAAGCTCCGGCCCGCATTTACCCACCCATAA